A DNA window from Panthera tigris isolate Pti1 chromosome X, P.tigris_Pti1_mat1.1, whole genome shotgun sequence contains the following coding sequences:
- the LPAR4 gene encoding lysophosphatidic acid receptor 4 yields the protein MGDRRFIDFQFQDLNSSFRPRLGNATANNTCIVDDSFKYNLNGAVYSVVFILGLITNSASLFVFCFRMKMRSETAIFITNLALSDLLFVCTLPFKIFYNFNRHWPFGDTLCKISGTAFLTNIYGSMLFLTCISVDRFLAIVYPFRSRTIRTRKNSAIVCAGVWILVLSGGISASLFSTTNVNNATTTCFEGFSKRIWKTYLSKITIFIEVVGFIIPLILNVSCSSVVLRTLRKPATLSQIGTNKKKVLKMITVHMAVFVVCFVPYNSVLFLYALVRSQAITNCLLERFAKIMYPITLCLATLNCCFDPFIYYFTLESFQKSFYVNTHIKMESLFKTEIPLTTKPSLPAIQEEVSDQTTHNGGELMLESTF from the coding sequence ATGGGTGACAGAAGATTCATTGACTTTCAATTTCAAGATTTAAATTCAAGCTTCAGACCCAGGTTGGGCAATGCTACTGCCAATAATACTTGCATTGTTGATGATTCCTTCAAGTATAATCTGAATGGTGCTGTCTACAGTGTTGTATTCATCCTGGGTCTGATAACCAACAGTGCCTCTCTGTTTGTCTTCTGCTTCCGAATGAAAATGAGAAGTGAGACTGCTATTTTCATCACCAATTTGGCCCTTTCTGATTTGCTCTTTGTTTGCACTCtacctttcaaaatattttacaatttcaaCCGTCACTGGCCTTTTGGTGACACCCTTTGCAAGATCTCTGGGACTGCattcctcaccaacatctatggGAGCATGCTCTTCCTCACCTGTATTAGCGTGGATCGTTTCCTGGCCATTGTCTATCCCTTCCGATCTCGTACCATTAGGACAAGGAAGAATTCTGCCATTGTGTGTGCTGGAGTCTGGATCCTAGTCCTCAGTGGTGGTATTTCAGCCTCTTTGTTCTCCACTACTAACGTCAACAATGCAACCACCACCTGTTTTGAGGGCTTCTCCAAACGTATCTGGAAGACTTATCTGTCCAAGATCACCATATTTATTGAAGTTGTTGGTTTCATCATTCCTctcattttaaatgtctcttGCTCTTCTGTGGTGCTAAGAACCCTCCGCAAGCCTGCTACACTGTCTCAAATTGGAACCAATAAGAAAAAAGTGCTGAAGATGATCACAGTTCATATGGCAGTCTTTGTGGTATGCTTCGTACCCTATAACTCTGTCCTCTTCCTGTATGCCCTAGTGCGCTCCCAAGCCATTACCAATTGCTTGTTGGAAAGATTTGCAAAGATTATGTACCCAATCACCTTGTGCCTTGCAACTCTGAACTGTTGCTTTGACCCTTTTATCTATTACTTCACCCTTGAGTCTTTTCAGAAGTCCTTCTATGTTAATACCCATATCAAGATGGAATCCCTGTTTAAGACTGAAATACCTTTGACGACAAAGCCTTCCCTTCCAGCTATTCAAGAGGAAGTTAGTGATCAAACAACACATAATGGTGGTGAATTAATGCTAGAATCCACCTTTTAG